The following proteins are encoded in a genomic region of Saccharopolyspora antimicrobica:
- a CDS encoding amidohydrolase, translating to MTALFAGLDDHLPALHELYRDLHANPELSFQEVRTAGIVASRLREQGWEVTEKVGGTGVVGVLTSGEGPVVLLRADMDALPVLEETGLPYASTRIAVDAEDNEVPVMHACGHDMHVTCLLGATALLARNRDAWRGTVVAVFQPAEEVGGAPAMIEDGFAERFPRPDVCLGQHVSPVPVGTVGTRSGPVMAAADTLRVRLFGRGGHGSRPEATVDPVVLAAAIVTRLQTVVAREVAAGQQAVVTVGAIHAGTKANIIPSTADLHISVRTETAAVREQVLAAVRRIIRGEAIAAGADRDPEVTVTESFPVTVNDAAETGTVLRAFTETFGEELVFRLPQAVTGSEDFGVFGAELGAPSVYWFFGGTDHAAFGDIDREALLDNGIPPHIPSNHSPLFTPVPDPAVGLGVRYLLTAAAPWLTVQQGHSDVSEGS from the coding sequence ATGACTGCCCTGTTCGCTGGTCTGGACGACCACCTCCCGGCGCTGCACGAGTTGTACCGGGACCTGCACGCCAACCCGGAGCTGTCGTTCCAGGAGGTGCGCACCGCTGGGATCGTCGCCTCGCGACTGCGGGAGCAAGGCTGGGAGGTCACCGAGAAAGTCGGCGGCACCGGTGTGGTCGGTGTGCTGACCTCCGGCGAGGGGCCGGTGGTGCTGCTGCGGGCCGACATGGACGCGCTTCCGGTGCTGGAGGAGACCGGCCTTCCCTATGCCTCCACCCGGATTGCGGTGGACGCCGAGGACAACGAGGTTCCGGTGATGCACGCCTGCGGTCACGACATGCACGTCACGTGTCTGCTGGGCGCCACCGCGCTGCTGGCGCGGAACCGGGATGCCTGGCGGGGCACGGTGGTGGCGGTCTTCCAGCCCGCGGAGGAAGTCGGCGGTGCTCCGGCGATGATCGAGGATGGGTTCGCGGAGCGGTTCCCGCGTCCGGACGTGTGCCTGGGACAGCACGTCAGCCCGGTTCCCGTGGGAACTGTCGGAACCCGGTCCGGCCCGGTGATGGCCGCGGCCGACACCCTGCGGGTCCGGCTGTTCGGCCGGGGCGGACACGGGTCCAGGCCGGAGGCGACCGTGGACCCGGTGGTGCTGGCGGCCGCGATCGTGACGCGCTTGCAGACGGTGGTGGCCCGGGAAGTCGCCGCAGGTCAGCAGGCTGTGGTGACGGTGGGGGCGATCCACGCCGGGACCAAGGCGAACATCATCCCGTCCACCGCTGACCTGCACATCAGCGTCCGCACCGAGACCGCTGCCGTCCGGGAGCAGGTGCTGGCGGCCGTGCGGCGGATCATCCGCGGCGAAGCCATCGCGGCCGGAGCCGACCGGGATCCCGAGGTGACGGTCACCGAGAGCTTTCCGGTGACCGTCAACGACGCGGCGGAGACCGGGACGGTGCTCCGCGCGTTCACCGAAACCTTCGGCGAGGAGCTGGTGTTCAGGCTGCCGCAGGCCGTCACCGGCAGCGAAGACTTCGGTGTGTTCGGCGCTGAGCTCGGCGCACCGTCGGTGTACTGGTTCTTCGGCGGTACTGACCACGCCGCGTTCGGCGACATCGACCGGGAGGCGTTGCTGGACAACGGCATTCCGCCGCACATCCCGAGCAACCACTCACCGCTGTTCACACCGGTTCCCGATCCGGCCGTCGGGCTGGGGGTGCGCTACCTGCTCACCGCGGCCGCACCGTGGCTGACCGTCCAGCAGGGACATTCCGATGTCTCGGAAGGGAGTTGA
- a CDS encoding MFS transporter, producing MIPADRSERATNPDEAPVARGVALAKRKLIPVLVLMYVISYVDRLNLSYAEPSISRTLELSATAFGVAAGAFFLGYAILEVPSNLILYRVGARKWLARIMITWGAVSMLSALSWDATSLIVFRVLLGIAEAGFVPGVLFLVTRWFPERDRGRATALLFSAPLIAGMLGGPLAGVLLSLDGLAGLHGWQWLFLVEGFPAVLIGLWVIRKLPNHPGEAKWLDDDAAQALQATVDAEGAVVQGREKISLGKALLDHRVLLLAAIFVCYNLVTNGVTFWLAAIVGQIGHLSAALSSALITFPILVAAIGLLVFGRLAGRTKRSRGLLLIGLLIGIVGLTAAAVLPPELSLVAVAAASFGASGLLPVFWELPARLLTGQAAAGGIALINSIGQLGGLVGPTIVGAVKESTGSLGPAFLMLAGVLAFAALLTLFVRLQSSGSEPVSAVRTETS from the coding sequence ATGATCCCGGCTGACAGATCCGAACGAGCGACCAACCCGGACGAGGCACCCGTCGCCAGGGGTGTCGCACTGGCCAAGCGGAAGCTGATCCCGGTGCTGGTCCTGATGTACGTCATCTCGTACGTGGACCGGCTGAACCTGAGTTACGCCGAACCCTCGATCTCGCGCACTCTCGAGCTGAGCGCGACCGCGTTCGGCGTCGCGGCCGGAGCTTTCTTCCTCGGTTACGCGATCCTGGAGGTGCCGAGCAACCTCATCCTCTACCGGGTCGGAGCCCGCAAGTGGCTCGCGCGGATCATGATCACCTGGGGTGCGGTGAGCATGCTCTCCGCGCTGTCCTGGGACGCCACCTCGCTGATCGTCTTCCGCGTGCTGCTCGGCATCGCCGAGGCGGGTTTCGTGCCCGGCGTCCTGTTCCTGGTCACCCGGTGGTTCCCCGAACGCGATCGGGGACGGGCCACCGCGCTGCTGTTCTCGGCTCCGCTGATCGCCGGGATGCTGGGCGGACCGCTGGCCGGGGTTCTGCTGAGCCTCGACGGCCTGGCCGGCCTGCACGGCTGGCAGTGGCTGTTCCTGGTCGAAGGGTTTCCCGCTGTCCTCATCGGACTGTGGGTCATCCGCAAGCTGCCCAACCACCCCGGTGAAGCCAAGTGGCTCGACGACGACGCGGCGCAGGCCCTGCAGGCAACCGTCGATGCCGAAGGGGCGGTCGTTCAGGGCCGCGAGAAGATCTCCCTGGGAAAAGCCCTGCTGGACCACCGCGTTCTGCTGCTGGCGGCGATCTTCGTCTGCTACAACCTGGTGACCAACGGGGTGACCTTCTGGCTGGCGGCGATCGTCGGACAGATCGGACACCTCAGCGCGGCCCTGTCCAGCGCGCTCATCACGTTCCCCATCCTGGTCGCGGCCATCGGCCTGCTCGTCTTCGGCCGCCTCGCAGGCCGCACCAAGCGAAGCCGCGGGTTGTTGCTCATCGGTCTGCTCATCGGAATCGTCGGGCTCACCGCTGCGGCGGTGCTCCCGCCCGAGCTCTCCCTGGTGGCGGTCGCAGCAGCTTCCTTCGGAGCGAGTGGCTTGCTGCCGGTGTTCTGGGAGCTGCCCGCGCGGCTGCTCACCGGCCAGGCCGCGGCAGGCGGAATCGCGCTGATCAACAGCATCGGGCAGCTCGGCGGCCTGGTCGGCCCGACGATTGTCGGGGCGGTCAAGGAGAGCACCGGATCACTCGGTCCGGCTTTCCTGATGCTGGCCGGAGTTCTCGCCTTCGCCGCACTGCTGACGCTGTTCGTGCGACTCCAGAGCAGCGGTTCCGAACCAGTATCCGCAGTTCGAACGGAGACCTCATGA
- a CDS encoding amidohydrolase, with protein MPDSAERIFTGGPVLTMDDAAPEAEALAVRGGEIIAVGRAADVLALRGPSTQVVDLDGRALLPGFIEAHGHPSTMALTLAPPAIDVRPFTVPTGAEVYERIRATVAAAPGKPVGAYGIDLLLQRDLALPTRQRLDELCPDAPLVVVSNSGHAAYGNTAALRAAGITADTLDPPGARFVRDAAGEPTGEVRETAALLALFEALGDFRDDAQVSAALDWAFAEHARVGITTATDMATDPRTVPALRDAAESPGAVLRIRSYLIGTPELAAEPERRFPGHAPASEMFGISGMKLWADGTPWQGSVATSFPFKDNDATLRIGMDHCAHGPMNYSPDQLADLVAAFAGQGFPLACHVHGDVTVEAVLDAYAKAGAGDPEMLRAMRPRLEHCGAVTADQYRRAADMGATVSLFMDHIRWWGDVLADDLFGPEVADRWMSARSAWDAGHRVSLHNDGVCSPTDPLSSVATAITRRSHPSGRIHGTYQCLTIDEALRAVTANPAWQLHLEDEIGMLRMGMRADLVVLSRDPRTVPAEHFREAVAVSATYLSGQRTWPR; from the coding sequence GTGCCCGACTCAGCAGAGCGGATCTTCACCGGCGGCCCGGTGCTCACCATGGACGACGCGGCTCCGGAAGCCGAAGCCCTCGCCGTCCGGGGCGGCGAGATCATCGCCGTTGGGCGAGCAGCTGACGTCCTGGCGTTGCGCGGTCCCAGCACGCAGGTGGTCGATCTCGACGGGCGGGCGCTGCTGCCCGGCTTCATCGAGGCCCACGGACATCCCTCGACGATGGCCCTGACCCTCGCCCCACCCGCGATCGACGTCCGCCCGTTCACCGTGCCCACCGGAGCCGAGGTCTACGAGCGGATCAGAGCGACCGTGGCTGCCGCCCCGGGAAAGCCGGTGGGGGCCTACGGGATCGACCTGCTGCTGCAACGAGATCTGGCCTTGCCGACCCGTCAGCGGCTCGACGAGCTGTGCCCCGACGCTCCGCTCGTGGTGGTCTCCAACAGCGGCCACGCCGCCTACGGCAACACCGCCGCCCTGCGCGCGGCGGGAATCACGGCCGACACCCTCGACCCGCCGGGCGCCCGGTTCGTCCGCGACGCCGCCGGAGAGCCCACCGGCGAGGTTCGGGAGACCGCCGCCCTCCTGGCTCTCTTCGAGGCGCTCGGGGACTTCCGCGACGACGCGCAGGTGTCCGCAGCGCTGGACTGGGCATTCGCCGAGCATGCCCGGGTGGGGATCACCACGGCGACCGACATGGCAACGGATCCCCGGACCGTTCCGGCGTTGCGCGACGCCGCCGAGAGCCCCGGTGCCGTGTTGCGGATCCGCTCGTACCTCATCGGCACCCCCGAGCTGGCCGCGGAACCGGAACGACGCTTCCCCGGTCATGCTCCCGCCAGCGAGATGTTCGGCATCTCCGGCATGAAGCTGTGGGCCGATGGCACGCCGTGGCAGGGCAGCGTCGCCACCAGCTTCCCGTTCAAGGACAACGACGCGACCCTCCGCATCGGCATGGACCACTGCGCGCACGGTCCCATGAACTACAGCCCGGACCAACTCGCCGACCTGGTCGCCGCTTTCGCAGGGCAGGGCTTCCCGCTCGCCTGTCACGTTCACGGGGACGTCACCGTCGAAGCCGTCCTCGACGCGTACGCCAAAGCCGGAGCCGGTGATCCGGAGATGCTTCGGGCGATGCGACCGCGGTTGGAGCACTGCGGAGCCGTCACCGCGGACCAGTACCGCCGTGCTGCCGACATGGGCGCCACCGTCAGCCTCTTCATGGACCACATCCGCTGGTGGGGTGACGTCCTGGCGGACGACCTCTTCGGCCCCGAGGTGGCTGATCGCTGGATGTCCGCGCGGTCGGCCTGGGACGCAGGGCACCGCGTGTCCCTGCACAACGACGGTGTCTGCTCGCCCACAGATCCGCTGTCCAGCGTTGCCACCGCGATCACCCGCCGATCGCACCCCAGCGGTCGCATCCACGGAACATACCAGTGCCTCACCATCGACGAAGCGCTGCGCGCGGTGACGGCCAACCCTGCGTGGCAGCTGCACTTGGAGGACGAGATCGGCATGCTGCGCATGGGAATGCGCGCCGACCTCGTGGTCCTCTCCCGCGACCCGCGCACCGTCCCCGCCGAGCACTTCCGCGAAGCGGTCGCCGTCTCGGCCACCTACCTCAGCGGGCAGCGGACCTGGCCGCGCTAA
- a CDS encoding response regulator, with translation MIRVLIADDENLMRAGIRLILANAPDVEVVAEVGDGGAAVRACREQVVDVALLDIQMPGGDGLGAVEDIARESPHTNVVMLTAFGEDGHVARALRAGAKGFLLKDTGPSELIRAVRLAAEGESILAPQITRRLIERHLRSGTDRTSVARRKTDQLSDAERDVLRLVGFGLSNAEIARDLYISAGTVKAHLSRVLTKLDCANRVQAAILAHDAGLLADRP, from the coding sequence GTGATCCGCGTGCTCATTGCCGATGACGAGAACCTCATGCGAGCGGGCATCCGGCTCATCCTCGCCAACGCGCCGGACGTGGAAGTGGTGGCCGAGGTGGGGGACGGCGGCGCTGCTGTCCGGGCCTGCCGGGAGCAGGTCGTCGACGTGGCTCTGCTGGACATCCAGATGCCGGGCGGCGACGGGCTCGGTGCGGTCGAGGACATCGCCCGCGAATCCCCGCACACCAACGTCGTCATGCTCACCGCCTTCGGCGAGGACGGCCACGTGGCGCGGGCGTTGCGCGCGGGGGCGAAGGGATTCCTGCTGAAGGACACCGGGCCGAGCGAGCTGATCCGGGCCGTGCGACTCGCGGCCGAGGGCGAATCCATCCTGGCACCGCAGATCACCCGCCGGCTCATCGAGCGCCACCTGCGCTCGGGCACCGACCGGACCTCGGTGGCGCGGCGCAAGACCGACCAGCTCTCCGACGCCGAGCGAGACGTGCTGCGCCTGGTCGGTTTCGGGCTGTCGAACGCCGAGATCGCGCGAGACCTCTACATCAGCGCGGGCACGGTGAAGGCGCATTTGAGCCGCGTGCTCACCAAGCTCGATTGCGCGAACCGGGTTCAGGCCGCGATCCTGGCCCACGACGCCGGTCTGCTCGCGGACCGGCCGTGA
- a CDS encoding NADPH:quinone oxidoreductase family protein gives MELVEVPEPEPGPGQVSVRVLGAAANFPDVLMCRGHYQTRPTLPFTPGVELCGEVVAVGPEVDGIAVGQRVLGGSVLPHGGFAEVALMDAATTFAAPESLDDAQAASLFIAYQTGWFGLHRRAALQEGETLLVHAAAGGVGSAAIQLGKAAGARVIGVVGGAEKAEYARSLGADVVVDRHRENFIEVVKAETGGQGVDVVYDPVGGETYQRSTKCIAFEGRIVVVGFAGGEIQRAALNHALVKNYSIAGLHWGLYNTHDPASVEQCHRELVALANQGIVRPLVSEKLALDTVAEGVQRLADGVTVGRVVYIA, from the coding sequence ATGGAACTCGTCGAGGTGCCCGAGCCCGAGCCGGGCCCGGGACAGGTCTCGGTGCGAGTTCTCGGAGCAGCAGCCAACTTTCCCGACGTGCTGATGTGCCGCGGGCACTACCAGACGCGTCCTACGCTGCCCTTCACACCTGGTGTGGAACTCTGCGGCGAGGTAGTCGCGGTCGGGCCCGAGGTGGACGGCATCGCCGTCGGCCAACGAGTGCTCGGCGGGTCCGTGCTTCCGCACGGCGGGTTCGCCGAAGTGGCGCTGATGGACGCCGCAACCACCTTCGCCGCGCCGGAATCGCTCGACGACGCCCAGGCCGCGTCCCTGTTCATCGCCTACCAGACAGGTTGGTTCGGCCTGCACCGGAGGGCCGCTCTGCAGGAGGGGGAGACCCTGCTCGTGCACGCTGCGGCCGGTGGTGTCGGCAGTGCGGCGATCCAGTTGGGCAAGGCCGCGGGGGCACGCGTGATCGGAGTGGTCGGCGGGGCGGAGAAGGCCGAGTACGCTCGCAGTCTCGGCGCCGACGTGGTCGTGGACCGGCACCGGGAAAACTTCATCGAGGTGGTCAAGGCCGAGACCGGGGGCCAGGGGGTCGATGTCGTGTACGACCCGGTCGGCGGCGAGACCTATCAGCGATCCACCAAGTGCATCGCCTTCGAAGGACGAATCGTGGTCGTCGGCTTCGCCGGAGGCGAGATCCAGCGCGCGGCTCTCAACCATGCGCTGGTCAAGAACTATTCGATCGCGGGACTGCACTGGGGTCTCTACAACACCCACGACCCGGCCTCGGTCGAGCAGTGCCATCGCGAGCTGGTCGCGCTGGCGAACCAGGGCATCGTGCGCCCGCTGGTGAGCGAGAAGCTCGCCTTGGACACCGTTGCCGAGGGCGTCCAGCGACTCGCCGATGGCGTTACCGTAGGCCGGGTGGTGTACATCGCGTGA
- a CDS encoding alpha-hydroxy-acid oxidizing protein, whose product MSQSFGSYQNEIYLDGLAGILPRFPMVHTELEAKAQAALPPSVWSYVAGGAGDEHTQRANITAFQRWGLIPRMFVGAAQRDLSVDLFGMTLPGPLFMSPVGVLGICAQDGHGDLAAARAAEHTGIPMVASTLSADPMEEVAAEFGATPGFFQLYTPTDRDLAESLVHRAERAGFKAIVVTLDTWITGWRPRDLATSNFPQLRGHCLANYTSDPVFRARMVRAPEEDPQAAALLWTQIFGNPLTWADLPWLRSLTGLPLIVKGLCHPDDVRRAKDLGVDGIYCSTHGGRQANGGLPALDALPAVVEAADGLPVLFDSGVRSGADIIKAIALGATAVGVGRPVAYGLALGGTDGVVHVLRSLLAEADLIMAVDGYPSLDDLTPDALQRVT is encoded by the coding sequence ATGAGCCAGTCGTTCGGCTCCTACCAGAACGAGATCTACCTCGACGGCCTTGCCGGGATCCTGCCCCGGTTCCCGATGGTCCACACCGAGCTGGAGGCCAAGGCGCAGGCGGCGCTCCCGCCGTCGGTGTGGTCGTACGTCGCCGGAGGTGCTGGCGATGAGCACACGCAGCGAGCCAACATCACCGCATTCCAACGTTGGGGTCTCATCCCCCGGATGTTCGTCGGTGCCGCGCAGCGCGATCTGTCCGTCGACCTGTTCGGGATGACCCTGCCGGGGCCGTTGTTCATGTCGCCGGTGGGAGTGCTCGGCATCTGCGCCCAGGACGGGCACGGTGACCTCGCGGCCGCACGCGCCGCCGAGCACACGGGCATCCCGATGGTCGCCTCGACACTGTCCGCCGATCCGATGGAGGAGGTGGCAGCGGAGTTCGGTGCGACACCGGGCTTCTTCCAGCTGTACACACCCACTGATCGGGACCTGGCCGAGAGCCTCGTGCATCGAGCCGAGCGTGCCGGCTTCAAAGCCATCGTGGTCACGCTCGACACCTGGATCACTGGGTGGCGGCCACGAGATCTGGCGACGAGCAACTTCCCGCAGCTGCGTGGGCACTGCCTGGCCAACTACACCAGCGACCCGGTCTTCCGGGCACGCATGGTCCGCGCGCCGGAGGAAGACCCGCAGGCCGCGGCCCTGCTGTGGACGCAGATCTTCGGCAATCCGCTGACCTGGGCCGATTTGCCATGGCTGCGGTCGCTCACCGGACTCCCGCTGATCGTCAAGGGGCTCTGCCACCCCGACGACGTACGGCGTGCCAAGGATCTGGGCGTGGACGGCATCTACTGCTCCACGCACGGAGGTCGCCAGGCCAACGGTGGATTGCCCGCCCTCGATGCCCTGCCGGCCGTCGTCGAGGCTGCGGACGGGTTGCCGGTGCTCTTCGATTCCGGTGTCCGCAGCGGCGCCGACATCATCAAGGCGATCGCGCTGGGCGCCACCGCCGTCGGTGTCGGTCGGCCCGTGGCCTACGGCCTCGCCCTTGGTGGCACCGACGGAGTCGTTCACGTCCTTCGCTCGCTCCTGGCCGAGGCCGACCTCATCATGGCCGTTGACGGCTACCCGTCCCTCGACGACCTCACGCCCGACGCGCTCCAGCGCGTCACGTGA
- a CDS encoding class I adenylate-forming enzyme family protein, with protein MPSVAGSLWEHAAARPDAVAIRAGADAWSYARLRNASAAFGGELRAHGVRAGDRVLLVAPTVPEFVVVYLGAQLIGAVVITMNTMATTPEIDYVVGDSGTRLLVAWHEAREPAQRVADERALHLRVLGPGAVAEEGEPVHNPADLDRQSTAVLLYTSGTTGRPKGVELTVANIVDTARTFVEQLHLTSDDRCGTGLPLFHVFGQAACLNSALQAGCSISLLAPFEPVAMLEMIRRDRLTMVAGVPTMWNAMLHVAGDFGPDDFADLRMASSGGASLPGEVLSAFSERFGCTILEGYGLTESTAAATSNTAEQQRIGSVGRPLPASAVEIRDPEGAVLPAGEVGEVHLRGPSVMKGYWNRPEETAADLVDGWLKTGDLGRLEDGYLYIVDRAKELIIRGGYNVYPREVEEVLYQHPDIVEVAVIGVPDERYGEEVAAVITARPGAEVTPEELRVWAKEKLSAYKVPHLIRFVDALPKGPTGKIQKRALDWEGLTNASCSAQQRFPVS; from the coding sequence ATGCCCAGCGTCGCTGGATCACTGTGGGAGCACGCTGCAGCAAGGCCGGATGCGGTGGCGATCAGGGCAGGTGCGGACGCGTGGAGCTATGCGCGGCTGCGCAACGCTTCCGCCGCCTTCGGCGGGGAGTTGCGGGCGCACGGAGTGCGGGCGGGAGACCGGGTGCTGCTGGTGGCGCCCACCGTCCCCGAGTTCGTGGTCGTCTACCTCGGCGCCCAGCTGATCGGAGCTGTGGTCATCACGATGAACACCATGGCCACCACGCCCGAGATCGACTACGTCGTCGGGGACTCCGGCACGCGCCTCCTGGTCGCCTGGCACGAGGCGCGGGAGCCCGCGCAACGCGTGGCCGACGAACGCGCCCTGCATCTGCGAGTGCTCGGACCGGGAGCTGTGGCGGAGGAAGGCGAGCCCGTGCACAACCCGGCGGACCTGGACCGCCAGAGCACGGCGGTCCTGCTGTACACCTCCGGGACCACCGGCCGCCCCAAGGGCGTCGAGCTCACCGTGGCCAACATCGTCGACACAGCACGGACTTTCGTCGAACAGCTGCACCTCACGTCCGACGATCGCTGCGGAACCGGCTTGCCGCTGTTCCACGTGTTCGGCCAGGCGGCCTGCCTCAACTCCGCGCTGCAGGCCGGTTGCTCGATTTCGCTGCTCGCGCCCTTCGAACCGGTGGCCATGCTTGAGATGATCCGGCGCGACCGGCTCACCATGGTCGCTGGTGTGCCGACGATGTGGAACGCGATGCTGCACGTCGCCGGCGATTTCGGTCCGGATGACTTCGCCGACCTGCGGATGGCGTCGTCCGGTGGCGCGTCCCTGCCCGGCGAGGTGCTCAGCGCGTTCTCGGAACGGTTCGGCTGCACCATCCTCGAAGGCTACGGACTGACCGAATCCACTGCCGCCGCGACGAGCAACACCGCGGAACAGCAGCGCATCGGATCGGTGGGCAGGCCACTTCCCGCCAGCGCGGTGGAGATCCGCGACCCCGAGGGGGCTGTGCTCCCGGCAGGTGAGGTGGGGGAGGTGCACCTCCGCGGGCCGAGTGTGATGAAGGGGTACTGGAACCGCCCAGAGGAGACGGCCGCCGACCTCGTGGACGGCTGGTTGAAGACCGGTGATCTCGGCCGGCTCGAGGACGGCTACCTCTACATCGTCGACCGCGCCAAGGAGCTCATCATCCGCGGTGGCTACAACGTCTACCCGCGCGAGGTCGAGGAGGTGCTCTACCAGCACCCGGACATCGTCGAGGTGGCCGTCATCGGCGTGCCCGACGAGAGGTACGGCGAGGAGGTCGCTGCCGTCATCACCGCACGCCCCGGTGCGGAAGTCACCCCCGAGGAGCTCCGCGTCTGGGCGAAGGAGAAGCTGTCCGCGTACAAGGTCCCGCACCTGATCCGATTCGTCGACGCCCTGCCCAAAGGTCCTACCGGCAAGATCCAGAAACGCGCCCTGGACTGGGAGGGGCTGACCAATGCGAGCTGCTCGGCGCAGCAGCGCTTCCCGGTCTCGTGA
- a CDS encoding acyl-CoA dehydrogenase family protein, with translation MSDDINLLETDVEVSLRSTLRDLLADHCDPTSVMRAYEGDHALTPVLWKAVASDLGLAGLLVPESRGGVGASAREAAVVLNELGRSVAPVPFLSSAVEATTVLLAGGSGLVEELASGDRTAALLVPFSAAADSPLPAIDVDSAGRLTGRVTSVAGALEADFLLAAVGTPVGTEVYAVRANAATVTPFVSLDMTRPLADVVLDGAVGELVVGADAGAGAVRRALATSAALLPSEQAGVAAWCSETTVEYLKIRRQFGRAVGGFQALKHRLADLFAEVESASAAAWYAAGALASGAEDAAIAAEVASSYCGDAAVHAAEEAVQLHGGIGMTWEHPVHLYLKRAKADQIGRGLPAHHRGVLAGLVDLPS, from the coding sequence ATGAGCGACGACATCAACCTCCTCGAAACCGACGTGGAGGTCTCCCTGCGGAGCACGCTGCGCGACCTGCTCGCGGATCACTGCGACCCCACATCGGTGATGCGCGCCTACGAGGGCGACCACGCGTTGACACCGGTCCTGTGGAAGGCCGTCGCGTCTGATCTCGGGCTCGCCGGGCTGCTCGTGCCGGAGAGCCGCGGTGGGGTCGGCGCGTCCGCCCGCGAGGCTGCCGTCGTGCTGAACGAGCTGGGCCGGTCCGTCGCGCCGGTGCCGTTCCTCTCCAGCGCTGTCGAGGCCACCACCGTGCTGCTGGCAGGCGGTTCCGGTCTCGTGGAGGAGCTGGCTTCGGGCGATCGCACGGCAGCGCTCCTGGTGCCCTTCTCCGCGGCTGCGGACTCACCCCTCCCGGCGATCGACGTGGATTCGGCGGGGCGCCTGACGGGACGCGTCACCAGCGTCGCCGGGGCGCTCGAAGCCGACTTCCTGCTGGCGGCAGTGGGAACGCCCGTCGGCACCGAGGTGTACGCCGTCCGGGCGAATGCGGCCACTGTGACGCCGTTCGTGTCCCTCGACATGACGCGCCCGCTCGCCGACGTGGTGCTTGACGGGGCCGTCGGCGAGCTGGTCGTGGGAGCGGACGCAGGTGCCGGTGCGGTCCGCCGGGCGCTGGCGACGAGCGCGGCGCTGCTGCCGTCCGAGCAGGCGGGTGTGGCGGCCTGGTGTTCGGAGACGACGGTCGAGTACCTCAAGATCCGGCGCCAGTTCGGCCGAGCGGTCGGTGGGTTCCAGGCGTTGAAGCACCGGCTCGCCGACCTCTTCGCCGAGGTGGAGTCCGCCTCGGCCGCGGCCTGGTACGCAGCCGGCGCTTTGGCTTCGGGCGCCGAGGACGCGGCGATCGCGGCTGAGGTGGCGTCGTCGTACTGCGGCGATGCGGCAGTCCACGCTGCTGAGGAGGCGGTGCAGCTGCACGGCGGTATCGGGATGACCTGGGAACATCCGGTGCACCTCTACCTCAAGCGGGCGAAGGCGGACCAGATCGGTCGGGGCCTTCCAGCGCACCACCGCGGGGTGCTCGCCGGGCTGGTCGACCTGCCGTCGTGA
- a CDS encoding acyl-CoA dehydrogenase family protein, which translates to MEHDNSLRADLGRRVEAVLAGHDLVTGDPVEFHRARFDAGLAWVNFPEGLGGLGLPRELQLFVDELFDAAGAPDNRSQTNGIGLGMVAPTILAYGTAEQKQRFLRPLWTGEEIWCQLFSEPGAGSDLAALGTRAVRDGDDWVVNGQKVWTSGAHFARFAILLARTAPSLPKHQGITYFICDMTDPGVEVRPLRQITGEAEFNEVFLTDVRIPDSYRLGAEGEGWRVANTTLNNERVSIGGQPIPREGGVLGPVARTWREHPDKRTPELHDRLMRLYVEAEVSRYTAGRLRQKVAAGQPGPEGSVLKISFARLNQALSGLELELLGEDGLRYEDWTMVRPDKVDFAGRDAGYRYLRAKGNSIEGGTSEILRNIVAERVLGLPVEARGDKDIPWKDLER; encoded by the coding sequence ATGGAACACGACAACTCCCTGCGCGCCGACCTGGGTCGGCGGGTCGAGGCGGTCCTCGCCGGGCACGACCTCGTCACCGGCGATCCGGTGGAGTTCCACCGTGCCCGGTTCGATGCCGGGTTGGCGTGGGTGAACTTCCCCGAAGGCTTGGGTGGGCTCGGCTTGCCGCGTGAGCTCCAACTGTTCGTCGACGAGCTCTTCGACGCCGCTGGTGCACCGGACAACAGATCGCAGACCAATGGCATCGGGTTGGGGATGGTCGCACCGACGATCCTCGCCTACGGAACCGCGGAGCAGAAGCAGCGATTTCTACGTCCGCTTTGGACAGGTGAGGAGATCTGGTGCCAGCTCTTCAGCGAGCCGGGCGCGGGATCCGACCTCGCAGCACTGGGAACCCGCGCGGTCCGTGACGGTGACGACTGGGTGGTGAACGGGCAGAAAGTGTGGACTTCCGGTGCTCACTTCGCCAGGTTCGCGATCCTCTTGGCCCGCACGGCGCCCAGCCTCCCGAAGCACCAGGGGATCACCTACTTCATCTGCGACATGACCGATCCCGGGGTCGAGGTGCGACCGCTGCGCCAGATCACCGGCGAGGCGGAGTTCAACGAGGTCTTCCTCACCGATGTCCGCATTCCCGACAGCTACCGCCTCGGCGCGGAGGGCGAGGGCTGGCGGGTGGCGAACACGACGCTGAACAACGAGCGAGTCTCCATAGGCGGACAGCCGATCCCGCGCGAAGGTGGTGTCCTCGGCCCGGTGGCGCGCACCTGGCGGGAGCACCCCGACAAGCGCACACCCGAGCTGCACGACCGGCTGATGCGGCTTTACGTCGAGGCCGAGGTCTCCCGGTACACCGCGGGCCGGCTGCGTCAGAAGGTCGCGGCGGGGCAGCCGGGCCCCGAGGGGTCGGTGCTGAAGATCAGCTTCGCGCGGCTCAACCAGGCGCTGAGCGGACTGGAGCTGGAGCTGCTCGGCGAGGACGGTCTGCGCTACGAGGACTGGACCATGGTGCGCCCCGACAAGGTCGACTTCGCCGGACGCGACGCCGGCTACCGATACCTCCGCGCGAAGGGGAATTCCATCGAAGGAGGCACCTCGGAAATCCTGCGCAACATCGTGGCCGAACGCGTGCTTGGGCTTCCGGTCGAGGCACGTGGTGACAAGGACATCCCCTGGAAGGACCTCGAGCGATGA